A segment of the Lagopus muta isolate bLagMut1 chromosome 8, bLagMut1 primary, whole genome shotgun sequence genome:
GCATAAGCCCTTGGCCTGCTTGGAAAGCCCATGTCACCTCACTCAACTccttccaggctgaacagctgctgtgctctgcactgcCTCTGTCCCTGCAGAGTGGGGTCTGGGGGTTCTGCTGCACTGAgactcagcagctcagctcatTGCTGGGGTAGGTGTGCCCACAGGGTTCTCAGAGGCACTACATCCCAggggaaaagaggaggaggaggaggaaaagcagaagggcTCTGGGCCCATCACTTTCACGCTGGGCAATGAGATCCTGGGGCTGGAACCTGACAACAATTTCCAGAGCCCTGACGCTGAGGTCTACATGCACTTCATGAGGAGTCACTGCTGCTATGACGCTGTTCCCACCAGCTGCAAGCTTGTTGTCTTTGACACCACACTGGAGGTGAGGCCACGAGGATCACTGGGGTCAAACTGGGCAGGGGGTCCTCCGTGTCCTCCTGACACACTCTTTTCTCTGCTGGCAGATCAAGAAAGCTTTTGTGGCACTGGTGGCCAACGGGGTGCGGGCAGCCCCACTGTGGGACAGCAAGATGCAGGCCTTTGTGGGTGAGTTCCTGGGCAGCCAGGGCAACAGAGGGATTGCTATGGGATGTGGGCAGAGTGGGCAGCCCCATGTCTCTGCAGGGATGCTCACCATCACTGACTTCATCAACATCCTGCACCGCTACTACCGCTCGCCCCTGGTGAGTGCCCCAGACTGTGATGGGCATGATTCTGCCCTCAGAGTGATGGGAGGAATGCGGGGGAATGAGGCAGCCCTTAGCCATGCCACCCTGAGTAGGGCATCTTCCTGCCCTCAGGTCCAGATCTACGAGGTGGAGGAGCACAAGATTGAGACGTGGAGAGGTAGAAGCTGGAGGTGACGGGGGGTGTCTGGGCTGGGGATGTCTGTCATGTTCAGCGTGGGGGTGGCTCTAGGAGTGTGGGACACCACTTGCAGCTCTCTCCCTTTGCAGAGGTGTACTTGCAGGGCTCCTTCAAGCCGCTTGTCTACATCTCCCCAAGCGATAGGTGAGCTCCTGCCTAGGGGGGAGATCTGGCAAGACCCCCACCTGGGGGTGGGCACCAACTCGGGGCACTGGGGAGCTTCTGGGCACAGCCACATCCCCCCACCTGCAGCCTCTTCGATGCCGTCTACTCCTTGATCAAGCACAAGATCCATCGCCTGCCAGTCATTGAGCCCATCTCAGGCAACGTCCTGCACATCCTCACCCACAAGCGCATCCTCAAGTTCCTCCACATCTTCGTGAGTATGAGGTGGAATGGAGATGGAGCAGTCTGCAGCTGCAGGGTAGGGTATGCGCACAGTGTGTGCTCACGTGCACTGCCTGCTCCAGGGCTCCACCATCCCCAAGCCGCGCTTCctaaagaaaacagtgcaggaGCTGTGTGTCGGCACCTTCCGTGATGTGGCTGTCATACCTGAGAATGCTCCTGTGTATGCTGCTCTGGAGATATTTGTGGACCGCCGTGTCTCTGCGCTGCCCGTTGTTAATGCTGCAGGTATCCTGTAGCTCCTGCCCTATGCCCACCTCAACATCCCCTCCTGCCATCCCTTCCTCACCCTCTCCTCTGTCTCCTTGCAGGTCAAGTGGTTGGGCTCTACTCCAGGTTTGATGTCATTGTGAGTATTGAGCATGTTGGCGTGGCCATGGTAGCAGTGGGAGCACATCCTGAGCATCATCATTCCTCCCAGCACCTGGCAGCACAGAAGACCTACAACAACCTGGACATCAGCGTGCGGGAGGCGCTGCGGCAGCGCACTGTGTGCCTGGAGGGCGTCCTCACCTGCTACCCCCACGAAACCATGGAGGACATCATTGACCGCATCACCGAGGAGCAGGTGAGTGGCAGGAGCACATCCCTTCCATTCATCTGTGCTATTCCCTGCTCGCTGCCCACCTGTGATACTCTGCACCCACAGGTCCATCGCCTGGTTCTGGTGGACGAGCACCGGTACCCGCGGGGCATCGTCTCCCTCTCTGACATCCTCCAGGCCCTGGTGCTCACTCCCGCAGGTATCGATGCTCTTAACTCTTAGCCCACGACGCTCCATCTTTCTCCATTCGCACCCTCCATTTCTCTCCACTTCAGGTAGGCGCTGCCCCTCTGCCACTGCAGAGCTGGCCAGGGAGGGGGGATCTGGGAGCACTGGGGGTGCCCAGGTGGTGACACAAGGTGATGGCTGTCCCAGGGTCTCTAGGTGGGATGCAGGTTGCACAGTTCTTAGGGCTGGGTGATGGTTTTGGGGAcatgatgcagcccaagacaaaACTTAACCTTTTGGCATCACTTCCTGGTCTTCATGTCCACCTGGTCCCCAACAGTGCCCCGTGCATAAGGTGTCAGGGCTGCATTAAGCAGGCATGGGACCTGCACGATGCCCACATGGGTGGCAGTGCCAGGGGGAGACCAGCAGTATATCTCCCTCCAGACCAACCCCATCTCCTTCACCAGTACTTGTACACGAGTCTGGGATGAAGGTTGTCCCTGTGCTCTGTGTCCcgcagctgcagggcaggatgcaGTGCTATGCTGCAGGGTGCCCAGCCCCGTGTGGTGCCCACAGGGGGATTATGGCCTCACACACTCTCTTGCCCTGCAGGCATTGATCGACACTCGCTCTGAGGACACCAGGGAAGTGCCACAGGCTCATCCAACGCGGGGCCTCTTGCTCGGGTACCGCAGGGCCGTGGAAGGAGGCTGGGGGCCCATGGGCTCTCCGTGGGGTGGGGCTGCCCACCTACCCTGGCCCTGGGATTCACTCTGAGCCTGGGGCCAACTCCTGCCAACCTTGGGAGGAACAGAGCGGGGGAAAAAGGGTCCAAGCGTGCCTCCAGACTGCGAGCACACAGGGATGCTCAGTAGGCACCGTGCcaccaggagctgtgcagctggaCACAGGAACACCTGCATGGCCCTGGGGGACCTGCAACATCCCCCCCTCCCAGCGACTGCTGTCCCCTCCTGCTGTGAGACCCCAGTGCTTCAGGTCCCACTGGTTGTGCCGGGTGCCTGGGAGGAGCGCATGGCTCAGCTGCACGCACAGGCTTGTTTTTTGTAGGGTCTCTAGGGCTGAGTGCTCTGGTAGAGGTGCTCACAGGGGGACCCTGTACACTGATAGGGGGATGGGgggtaatttatttatttgccagTCTCTTCAGCCTTGCTGGAATAAAGCAGCCTACCCTAGGCACTGTGTTGTGGCCTTTCTGGGCatgcagcctggcacagctctTTGGGATAAGGCTGGGGATGGGGTGGCCCACCTCAGCGTAGCCAGAAGGATGGGGATGTTGGCTTACTGGGGTGTGCAGCTCAATGGCTCCACTGGGGCTGAGGTGATTCTTGAGCCCATTCTTCCCCCCACTACTTTGCCCCTGCCCCCATAACCGCATTCCTGGGGAAGGACAGCTGATGGCAGAAGATCCCCTGTGCTCTGTAGTCCTGGTGCTGCCAGGAGACATGGTGCCAGCACCCATCCCTGTAGGGTCACCTGACTCCATCCCTTGGGACCACACACAAACCCTAAAACCCCATCGCTCAACCCCGAaccctgctggcagctcagccctgcagtgtGAGGAcgggggaaactgaggcacggagAAGGGGCTGGGGCCAAGGTCAGTTATTCAGGCAGGACCCCAGGCACAGCTCCACACGCAGCGGCACAATCACGGGACGAAGAACACCCACCCAATGGCTGCAAACCCCTCCCTGTGCCCCCTGGTTCCTGTGCACGGGGCAGATGGGGGCACTCCCGGTGGCATGTGAAAGGCACAACGATGCCCTGAGCTCAGGGGGCCCCCGGGCGAGCGATGAACTCCAGGTTGATGGGCTTGTCAGCCACCAGGACGATGCGGGACACAGATGTCACCTCCACGCCACGGGGGTCTGGCCGCACCTCGAAGGCTTGGATGATCTGTTGGGGCAGACAGAGGGGCAGCAGTGCCTCGAGACCAAACCAGACCAGCATAGCTCATGGTGAGCTTCCCAGGATGGGAGACCCCACTCACCCTGGCGAGGGCCAGGTGCATCTCCAGCTCAGCGATGCGGCGACCAACGCAGGCACGGACCCCATAGCCAAAAGGGATGGAGCTGAAGGGGTGGTGGGGGGAACCGTGTCCCCGGAGCCAGCGCTGGGGCAGGAAGCGCTCCGGCTCGGGAAAGTAGGTCTCGTCATGGGACATGGCATAGTGTGCCAGGACAAAGAGGGTCTGTGGGGTGAGAAGGGGTTAATGCCCTCGGATGCAGTGGGTtacccccagcacagcccccactCACATTCTTGGGGAAGAGGTAGTCTCCGATGATGATGTCCTTCTCATAGAAGACTCTGGCGTTGGTGGGCACCACGGGGTACACCCTGAGCCAGGACAGGGGGAGAGGCGTTGTGGGAGATGAACATCTCTTGCTGCTCGGTGGCTCCATCTCCCTCTCCAGGGAGGAGATGGGTGGCTGAATGTGACCCCAAGGGGCTGTAAGCCAGCTCTACGCCCTGGCCAATGCTCCCATGTCCCACTCCCTGGGTCCCCTGCTAAGCATGTGCTCTAATGTGGGGGAACAGGCTGTGCCAATCCAACTACTCACCCCACCCCAAGAGGGAACAGGGGCTATACCTCAGCGTCTCCTTGATAACAGCCCGGAGCATCGGCATCTTGGGGATATCCTCAGCACCAGGAAACCGGTCTGGGGGCACGACGGCTTTCAGCTCCTGATACAGGGTCTCCTGGATGCCCAAGTCTCGGGAGAGGTGGTAGAGAGCCCAGCACAATGTGTTGGAGGTCTGGGGGTGCAGAGGGAAAACAGGAGTGAGAAGCAGTGAGAATGAGGAAAGTGAGGCATGAAGCAGACAGGTGGCAGAGGGAGTTATGGGGTCTCCACTGACTACTTCCCTGCCCATGCCCCTAGCGCTGAGACTGGGGCGTTCTGGGGATGCCCCGGTGGCCCTCACCGTGTCCAcgccagccagcagcagctcggCCACACTGCCATACACCTCGTCCAGGCTGAGGTGGCCGCTGGCCAGCAGGTAGCTCAGATAGCCCTGAGACACCTCCATGCCCTTCTCCACGTGCCCCTCCAGCTCCTTCATCTTCCGATCGATCAGCCTcttgcctgcagggatggacaCCCAATGCTGACATAGCGGGTGGTGAGCGCAAGGTGGCCAAAATCGCTGCTCCCCATTCAGGATCACAGGGGTCCAATCCCATCTCCGTGGCTCACCAAAGGCAAAGATGGTGTCCCAGCTGTCCAGGTAGCGGTCCCAGAAGGGCAGCACCTTGCGGCTCCAGCGGGGCAGGACAGTGGCAAAGATAGAGTTCTTGAACATGAGGTTGATGGAATCGATGAAGTGCTGGGTCTCGGCGGGGACCTGCTGCTTCAGGCACCCAATGCGGGTCTCGAAAAGGATATAGGAGATCCCTGCGGAGGACAGGCGGCATCCAGAGCCCCGCGGGGATGGGGGGAGCGGAGTGGGGCTGAGGCCCCCCTACCTTCCAGGGCGAAGCGGTACAGCAGGTTGGCCACATCCCCCACCAGCACCCCTGAGGGGCTGCGGCTCCGCTCGTCCCGCAGCCGCACCATCAGGTCAGACACCACCTCACCGATGGCATCCGCGTACAGCACCGCCTCCGAGGGCTTCAGCAGCCGCTTGTTGAGGACCTGCCGCAGGCGGTACCAGCGCTCCCCTTCCCTGCATGGGGATGGGACTCGGTGCATCCCCAATCCACGGGAGCATCCTGCACCACGCCACCCCGATCCCTGGCAATCTGTCCACCCactgtggctctgggcagaaGGAGCAAAGGGAGCTCCTATCCACATCCCCACATCGCTGTGGGGCCGGACTCACTCAGTGAAGGGTCCGTAGGGCAGGCGTCGCGTGTCCCGGTGCTCCTTCCATAGGGCCATGTCGCTCCGCATCGGGTACTTGCCCTCCTGCcgcagcagctgctccagcaccaccGGGCTCCCGATGTTGATGTTCTGGTAGTGTCCAAAGGTTGACCTCCAGATGGGGCCATAGATGCGCCGGGACATTAGCTGCAATGTACGTGCAGGACAAGGTAGGGTGCATAGTACATCAGGGCAGGGggcagcactcagcactgagcacagactGGTGCATGGCACAGAGCGGTGCATCCATCGTCCACCCCAGAGTGCATGGAGAGCCTTGGCAAGACCCAGAGAGGACAGCAAGGACAGGAACAACTGCCATGCACAGGGCAGGAAGATGCAGGCCCATTGTGGTGGCTGTCAGCAGATCCACAGAATCACCCAATCCCCACTCTTCTAAACCCAAGGACAGCCCTTGAACCCACCACCGATAAGGGTGGTTAATGATCAGCGCTGTGCACAGCGCTGGGGCCACACAAGGCCTTGGGGACATACCATCCAGGGAACACCCACCAGCCCTGGTCCTTCTCTGGGCTCAGAGTTCTGCTGTGCTTATACCCAAACTCTAACCCTAATCCCACACCCACCAAAGCCATGGACCTCTCAGAGCACCACTACCCCAGGCACTCTGGGGTCAGCTGAGCACCCCCTTGCCATCCACAGGGACATTTCCAGGGGGTGTTTGACACCTTGCTGGGCACCAAGAGCCCCTCTGGAGCTGGGCTGAGCCTGGGGAGCTGTGAGCACCCTACAGGAAAGCCCCAGTCCCCATTCCCCTGGCTGCTGGGATGCACGTGGTACAATCTCCCTTGGTGACTGCGTTGCAGCCTG
Coding sequences within it:
- the PRKAG3 gene encoding 5'-AMP-activated protein kinase subunit gamma-3 isoform X1 yields the protein MEQLSSPAAPQMVLLDAAARPMEEGVPTGFSEALHPRGKEEEEEEKQKGSGPITFTLGNEILGLEPDNNFQSPDAEVYMHFMRSHCCYDAVPTSCKLVVFDTTLEIKKAFVALVANGVRAAPLWDSKMQAFVGEFLGSQGNRGIAMGCGQSGQPHVSAGMLTITDFINILHRYYRSPLVQIYEVEEHKIETWREVYLQGSFKPLVYISPSDSLFDAVYSLIKHKIHRLPVIEPISGNVLHILTHKRILKFLHIFGSTIPKPRFLKKTVQELCVGTFRDVAVIPENAPVYAALEIFVDRRVSALPVVNAAGQVVGLYSRFDVIHLAAQKTYNNLDISVREALRQRTVCLEGVLTCYPHETMEDIIDRITEEQVHRLVLVDEHRYPRGIVSLSDILQALVLTPAGIDALNS
- the LOC125697173 gene encoding sterol 26-hydroxylase, mitochondrial, which encodes MAGPSGGARRLLLPLRLRPPPPICPGPPYRTGSSAAAAAGPARLKGPAELPGPGLLRTFVWLFLRGYLLHTHRLQLMSRRIYGPIWRSTFGHYQNINIGSPVVLEQLLRQEGKYPMRSDMALWKEHRDTRRLPYGPFTEEGERWYRLRQVLNKRLLKPSEAVLYADAIGEVVSDLMVRLRDERSRSPSGVLVGDVANLLYRFALEGISYILFETRIGCLKQQVPAETQHFIDSINLMFKNSIFATVLPRWSRKVLPFWDRYLDSWDTIFAFGKRLIDRKMKELEGHVEKGMEVSQGYLSYLLASGHLSLDEVYGSVAELLLAGVDTTSNTLCWALYHLSRDLGIQETLYQELKAVVPPDRFPGAEDIPKMPMLRAVIKETLRVYPVVPTNARVFYEKDIIIGDYLFPKNTLFVLAHYAMSHDETYFPEPERFLPQRWLRGHGSPHHPFSSIPFGYGVRACVGRRIAELEMHLALARIIQAFEVRPDPRGVEVTSVSRIVLVADKPINLEFIARPGAP
- the PRKAG3 gene encoding 5'-AMP-activated protein kinase subunit gamma-3 isoform X2; translated protein: MEQLSSPAAPQMVLLDAAARPMEEGVPTGFSEALHPRGKEEEEEEKQKGSGPITFTLGNEILGLEPDNNFQSPDAEVYMHFMRSHCCYDAVPTSCKLVVFDTTLEIKKAFVALVANGVRAAPLWDSKMQAFVGMLTITDFINILHRYYRSPLVQIYEVEEHKIETWREVYLQGSFKPLVYISPSDSLFDAVYSLIKHKIHRLPVIEPISGNVLHILTHKRILKFLHIFGSTIPKPRFLKKTVQELCVGTFRDVAVIPENAPVYAALEIFVDRRVSALPVVNAAGQVVGLYSRFDVIHLAAQKTYNNLDISVREALRQRTVCLEGVLTCYPHETMEDIIDRITEEQVHRLVLVDEHRYPRGIVSLSDILQALVLTPAGIDRHSL